The following are encoded in a window of Caldicellulosiruptor danielii genomic DNA:
- a CDS encoding cell wall hydrolase: protein MGKLLKKYSLFILLLLISFILSVYSAKLIYDIKKASYENIEKKLEKALESTNKEVLNESIETQGSTSYQNKDLYLLARVINGEARGEPYIGQVAIGAVVINRTKHPGFPKTISGVIYQPGAFSCVSDGQINAKLEPTALKAARDALNGWDPTNGCIYYYNPAKTTNRWIWSRKVMLVIGKHRFAK, encoded by the coding sequence ATGGGTAAACTCTTAAAAAAATATTCACTTTTTATCTTGCTTCTTTTGATAAGCTTTATCCTCAGTGTATATTCTGCAAAACTTATATACGATATAAAGAAAGCAAGTTACGAGAATATTGAGAAAAAACTTGAAAAGGCATTAGAAAGTACTAACAAGGAAGTTTTAAACGAATCTATTGAAACACAGGGGTCAACAAGCTACCAGAACAAAGATTTGTATCTTTTGGCCAGAGTAATAAACGGCGAAGCAAGGGGAGAACCTTATATAGGCCAGGTTGCAATCGGGGCTGTAGTCATAAATAGAACAAAACACCCAGGATTTCCAAAGACAATCAGCGGTGTTATCTATCAGCCAGGTGCTTTTAGCTGTGTATCTGATGGGCAGATTAACGCAAAACTTGAACCCACAGCACTAAAAGCAGCAAGAGACGCGCTCAATGGATGGGACCCAACAAACGGCTGTATATATTACTACAATCCTGCAAAAACAACAAATAGGTGGATTTGGAGCAGGAAGGTTATGCTTGTCATTGGCAAGCATAGATTTGCAAAATAA
- a CDS encoding M23 family metallopeptidase — MNKKSWKEKLLDFFDTKGFYIIVAVCLLVIGFSVYTIATTDFTKYEVEQNQENNQSLNNQVKFPEIPQPQIDSKEVAKHDNLQKETSKSINTKEKIEDNKSINSNSTIRYTQSGNNSKNSNNKNKTSSAFSKKQDNKKTDSTIQIGNGTGQDDVEVINPVDFKPIFPTIGKVIREFSDQSLVYSKTLDEWTEHPGIDIEAQEGSDVKACFDGTVIDLGEDPLYGKYVVIDHGDGYMSKYYNLKDLNDIQIGDIIRQGEKIGEVGTSSNIEYMDPPHLHFEILYNGENQNPLKFLPQTN, encoded by the coding sequence GTGAACAAGAAAAGCTGGAAAGAAAAACTTTTAGATTTTTTTGACACCAAAGGTTTTTATATTATTGTGGCTGTATGTTTGCTTGTAATCGGATTTTCGGTTTATACCATTGCTACCACAGATTTTACAAAATACGAGGTAGAGCAAAATCAAGAAAATAATCAATCTTTAAATAACCAGGTTAAATTTCCAGAGATACCACAGCCACAGATTGATTCAAAAGAAGTAGCAAAACATGACAATTTGCAAAAAGAGACTTCTAAATCTATCAATACAAAAGAGAAAATCGAAGATAATAAGAGTATTAATTCAAATTCTACTATCCGCTATACACAGTCGGGAAATAATTCTAAAAATAGTAATAATAAAAACAAAACTTCTTCTGCCTTCTCTAAGAAACAAGATAACAAAAAGACAGATTCAACCATCCAGATTGGAAATGGTACCGGCCAGGATGATGTTGAGGTTATAAACCCTGTTGACTTCAAGCCAATCTTTCCTACCATTGGGAAGGTAATAAGAGAGTTTTCTGACCAGTCGCTTGTATATTCAAAAACTCTTGATGAGTGGACGGAACACCCTGGAATTGACATAGAAGCTCAGGAAGGTAGCGATGTAAAAGCTTGTTTTGATGGCACAGTTATTGATTTAGGAGAAGACCCTCTTTATGGAAAATATGTTGTAATCGATCATGGAGATGGATATATGTCAAAGTACTACAATCTCAAAGACTTAAATGATATTCAAATAGGAGACATTATCAGGCAAGGAGAGAAAATAGGAGAGGTTGGTACAAGCTCTAACATAGAGTACATGGACCCACCGCATCTTCATTTTGAGATACTTTACAATGGAGAGAATCAAAATCCGCTGAAGTTTTTACCTCAAACAAATTAA
- the spoIIP gene encoding stage II sporulation protein P, whose amino-acid sequence MVKFVDFKKAVLVATIFFVLGTCFFVERLIFSNQVATAVLFRYSKEIISFSLPILSDYFANEIFKIENILRFSYPLFAGTNFQEVENAPVYEDDVIVIDYNQQAHEQKKNDQAESQDDNIEFQKYFENSTQKRGIYNIEIMNQTDYKIDVNALLKTNFKIFNGEKPSILIYHTHTTESYNTFSKNLVYTPGTTDRTLDFNYNVVKVGEELKRILEKQYGYKVYHSKNINDYPEYKGSYSRSLKVIERYKKEHPDIKIFIDLHRDAIGSGSKKVKVSTVAFGYEIARVMLVVGTDKLGLYHPFWQDNLLFAVHLQKNLSRICPQITRPINLSAARYNQHVSPYAIIIEVGSNGNTLVEALRSCQIVAKALDDTIMGR is encoded by the coding sequence ATGGTGAAGTTTGTTGATTTTAAAAAGGCAGTATTGGTAGCTACTATATTCTTTGTACTTGGCACTTGTTTTTTTGTTGAAAGGTTAATCTTTTCCAACCAAGTAGCAACAGCAGTGCTTTTCAGGTATTCAAAAGAGATAATTTCTTTTAGTTTGCCCATTTTATCTGACTATTTCGCAAATGAGATTTTTAAGATTGAAAACATATTAAGATTTTCTTATCCGTTGTTTGCAGGAACAAACTTTCAAGAGGTTGAAAATGCACCTGTATATGAAGATGATGTCATTGTGATAGATTATAACCAGCAGGCTCACGAACAGAAGAAAAATGATCAAGCTGAAAGTCAGGATGATAACATCGAATTTCAGAAATACTTTGAAAATAGTACTCAAAAAAGGGGAATTTACAACATAGAGATTATGAATCAGACAGATTATAAGATTGATGTTAATGCCCTTTTGAAAACAAACTTCAAAATTTTCAATGGGGAAAAACCCTCCATTTTAATTTACCATACCCACACAACAGAGAGCTACAATACTTTTTCCAAAAACCTTGTATACACTCCTGGCACAACAGACAGAACACTTGACTTTAACTACAATGTTGTGAAAGTAGGGGAAGAGTTGAAAAGAATATTGGAAAAACAGTATGGTTATAAGGTTTATCACAGCAAGAATATAAATGATTATCCGGAATACAAGGGTTCTTATTCGAGGTCATTGAAAGTGATAGAAAGATATAAAAAAGAACATCCTGATATAAAGATCTTTATAGATTTGCACAGGGATGCTATTGGAAGTGGTTCAAAAAAGGTGAAGGTTTCAACAGTAGCGTTTGGATATGAGATTGCAAGGGTTATGCTTGTTGTTGGGACAGACAAGCTTGGACTTTATCATCCATTTTGGCAAGATAACCTTCTGTTCGCTGTACATCTTCAAAAAAATCTCAGCAGAATATGCCCTCAGATTACAAGACCTATAAACCTCTCTGCTGCACGATACAATCAACATGTATCACCATATGCTATAATCATTGAAGTTGGTAGTAATGGAAATACCTTGGTAGAAGCCTTGAGAAGTTGTCAGATTGTTGCAAAGGCATTGGATGATACCATTATGGGAAGGTGA
- a CDS encoding small, acid-soluble spore protein, alpha/beta type, translated as MARQKIMSEELKMEIAKELGVYDVVTKYGWGEVKSRDCGNIVRKAIEMAERALKEKQ; from the coding sequence TTGGCAAGGCAAAAGATCATGTCAGAGGAGCTTAAAATGGAGATAGCAAAAGAACTTGGAGTGTACGATGTAGTCACAAAGTACGGTTGGGGAGAAGTAAAATCGCGCGACTGTGGCAACATCGTCAGAAAAGCTATCGAGATGGCAGAAAGAGCCTTGAAAGAAAAGCAATAA
- a CDS encoding PDZ domain-containing protein yields MLKFFWQIFELTGLSIFRLLFSWNFWVVVILISFLYRREQEFEQAVLGHNQVGLLYKVVESSIAGLVGGYIVSLITLFFGIVVDVDSFMYLWYIALILALVNPRYLCFSYAAGIISVISLIFKRPAVDISGILVIVAILHLVESLLIFLDGFRGAIPVVIERRKKEGIFSTSGAYLMQRFWAIPMVIIAYNYQTTAQVVKIDLFEPSWWPLFKPQNLLPNAMLLMTPIVAALGYGDLAVEDEPAVISKKSAGILSIFSIVLFILSALSYKVYVFKWVAALFAPIAHESIILYQQKKQKEGDSIFEAEENKVKVLYVEENSVAAKMGIKPGDTIMSINGLQVQKEEDIERIFTDTQIYMWVKAVDKRGKIKELYYQDYENGVKNLGIIVITKNVSANYQLESDGYFIFIKNIARRVKNFLFNKS; encoded by the coding sequence ATGTTAAAGTTTTTCTGGCAGATATTTGAACTGACAGGCCTTAGTATATTTCGACTTCTTTTTAGCTGGAATTTCTGGGTGGTAGTAATCCTGATTTCTTTTTTGTACAGAAGAGAACAGGAATTTGAACAGGCTGTGCTCGGGCACAACCAAGTCGGCCTTCTTTATAAGGTTGTGGAATCTTCTATCGCAGGGCTTGTGGGAGGTTATATAGTAAGTTTAATTACTTTGTTTTTCGGCATAGTAGTAGATGTTGATAGTTTTATGTATCTTTGGTATATTGCTTTAATTCTTGCTCTTGTAAATCCAAGATATCTTTGTTTTTCGTATGCGGCGGGAATTATTTCGGTGATATCTCTCATCTTCAAAAGACCAGCTGTTGATATATCAGGGATACTGGTAATTGTAGCAATACTTCATCTTGTTGAAAGTCTTCTAATTTTTTTGGACGGTTTTCGTGGCGCAATACCTGTTGTGATTGAGAGAAGAAAAAAAGAAGGCATTTTTTCCACCTCAGGTGCTTACCTTATGCAAAGGTTCTGGGCTATCCCGATGGTAATAATTGCGTATAACTATCAGACCACCGCGCAGGTTGTAAAAATTGATCTGTTTGAACCCTCATGGTGGCCTCTTTTTAAACCACAGAATCTTTTGCCAAATGCAATGCTTCTTATGACTCCTATTGTAGCTGCACTTGGATACGGGGATTTGGCGGTGGAAGATGAACCAGCTGTGATAAGCAAAAAAAGTGCTGGAATTTTGAGCATTTTCAGCATTGTTTTGTTTATTTTAAGCGCACTTTCATACAAGGTCTATGTTTTCAAGTGGGTGGCAGCTCTGTTTGCTCCCATTGCTCACGAAAGTATTATACTCTATCAGCAAAAGAAACAAAAAGAAGGAGATTCAATATTTGAAGCAGAGGAAAATAAAGTAAAAGTATTGTATGTCGAAGAAAATAGTGTGGCGGCCAAGATGGGAATAAAACCGGGGGATACTATCATGTCTATAAATGGTCTTCAGGTTCAGAAAGAAGAGGATATTGAAAGAATATTTACTGACACTCAGATTTACATGTGGGTAAAAGCTGTGGACAAAAGAGGAAAGATAAAAGAGCTATATTATCAGGATTATGAAAATGGAGTAAAAAATCTTGGAATAATAGTTATTACCAAAAATGTAAGTGCTAATTATCAGCTTGAGTCTGATGGATACTTTATATTTATAAAAAATATTGCAAGAAGAGTAAAAAATTTTTTGTTCAACAAAAGTTAA
- a CDS encoding MGDG synthase family glycosyltransferase — protein MRVLILSLDAGGGHFVASNALKSAILQKYPESQVEIIDTLKIISPILDKLAVGTYLKAIKSVPFIYGLVYDSTDKEPPTRWSRTLYEKFYFAFYKFYNIISDFKPDIIIGTHPSPVDMVAQLKKRGNINVPIISVVTDFTIHPYWINDFSDYIIVHHQNLVYEAVKKGAQKNKVLPLGIPINPSFAQTYDRKEVIENLNLEDRPTILVMGGSLGLGNIEEIVEKVCTICDENYQIIVVAGKNKVLKNALEEKDFGRKIIVYGFIDFIDKLMAISDILVTKPGGLTCAEALSRKLPMILISPIPGQEERNTFYLINNGAAAYVKNTENFDIVFSQIINNPQRLEHMKLACSFLGKPNSSFDIVEFIRGMAV, from the coding sequence ATGAGAGTATTAATATTAAGCCTTGACGCAGGCGGAGGACACTTTGTTGCTTCAAATGCCCTCAAGAGTGCTATTCTTCAAAAATATCCTGAGTCACAAGTGGAAATTATAGATACACTGAAAATCATAAGTCCAATACTTGACAAACTTGCCGTGGGAACATATTTAAAAGCAATCAAGTCAGTGCCTTTTATTTATGGTCTTGTATATGACTCTACTGACAAAGAACCTCCAACCAGATGGAGCAGAACTTTGTATGAGAAGTTCTATTTTGCATTTTATAAATTCTATAACATTATCTCGGATTTTAAACCTGATATAATAATTGGTACTCATCCATCACCTGTTGATATGGTTGCTCAGCTTAAAAAAAGAGGGAACATAAATGTGCCTATAATAAGTGTTGTCACTGATTTTACCATTCATCCATACTGGATAAATGATTTTTCCGATTATATTATTGTTCATCATCAAAACCTGGTCTATGAAGCGGTAAAAAAAGGTGCCCAAAAAAATAAAGTATTGCCACTTGGAATCCCTATAAATCCTTCGTTTGCTCAAACATATGACAGAAAAGAGGTTATTGAAAATTTGAACCTGGAAGATAGACCAACCATTCTTGTTATGGGCGGGAGTTTAGGGCTTGGAAACATAGAAGAGATTGTAGAAAAGGTGTGTACAATATGTGATGAAAACTATCAGATAATTGTGGTGGCAGGGAAAAATAAGGTCCTCAAAAATGCTTTGGAAGAAAAAGATTTTGGAAGAAAGATAATAGTATACGGGTTTATTGATTTCATAGACAAACTCATGGCAATAAGTGATATTCTCGTCACAAAACCCGGAGGACTCACATGCGCAGAAGCACTGTCACGCAAACTTCCCATGATATTGATCTCGCCCATTCCTGGACAAGAAGAGAGAAATACTTTTTATCTTATAAACAACGGAGCTGCTGCGTATGTAAAAAATACCGAAAACTTTGATATAGTATTTAGTCAGATAATAAACAATCCTCAACGTTTAGAGCATATGAAGCTTGCCTGTTCGTTTTTGGGAAAGCCAAACTCGTCATTCGACATTGTGGAATTTATAAGGGGAATGGCAGTGTAA
- the gpr gene encoding GPR endopeptidase — MFKIHTDLALETRELVQKGLGREIEGVEVEERKEFNDKIKITKVKINSIKGEAILQKPMGNYITIEADGLRDEDFEIQEQVSKILANEIESLINVSQKSTVLVVGLGNWNVTPDSLGPKVVSKVLITRHLFEFVPEKVQDRRIRSVCAISPGVLGITGIETSEIISGIVQRIHPDLIIAIDALASRRLERISTAIQIADTGIIPGSGIGNERKGITKDTVGVPVVAIGVPMVVDAAIIANDAIDLLLERLKNETDRSSPLYLLLESIPDEDRFNLIKEVIFPYYGNLFVTPKDIDRIIENISTVIADAINKAIHPEVKENEEYRYVN, encoded by the coding sequence ATGTTCAAGATTCACACAGATCTTGCACTTGAAACGAGAGAACTTGTCCAAAAAGGGCTTGGAAGAGAGATAGAAGGAGTTGAGGTCGAAGAGAGAAAAGAATTTAACGATAAAATTAAAATAACTAAGGTCAAGATAAACTCTATAAAAGGTGAGGCAATTTTGCAAAAGCCTATGGGCAACTATATCACAATCGAAGCTGATGGGCTGCGCGATGAAGATTTTGAGATCCAGGAACAAGTTTCAAAGATACTGGCAAACGAGATTGAAAGCTTAATAAATGTGTCACAAAAATCTACTGTGCTTGTTGTTGGACTTGGCAACTGGAATGTTACACCCGACTCTTTAGGGCCAAAAGTCGTGTCAAAGGTGTTGATAACACGGCATTTATTTGAGTTTGTGCCTGAAAAGGTCCAAGACAGGCGAATACGTTCTGTTTGCGCAATATCGCCAGGTGTTCTGGGTATAACTGGAATCGAGACCAGCGAGATAATAAGCGGTATAGTTCAGAGAATACATCCTGATTTAATAATTGCAATTGACGCACTTGCTTCAAGAAGGCTTGAGAGGATATCAACTGCTATTCAGATAGCAGATACAGGTATCATACCTGGCTCAGGTATTGGAAATGAACGAAAAGGTATCACAAAAGATACAGTTGGTGTGCCGGTGGTGGCAATTGGTGTTCCTATGGTTGTTGACGCAGCAATTATTGCAAATGATGCAATAGACCTTCTGCTTGAAAGGCTGAAAAACGAAACAGACAGGTCATCGCCGCTTTATTTGCTTTTGGAGAGTATTCCTGATGAAGACAGGTTTAATCTTATCAAAGAGGTGATATTCCCTTACTATGGTAATCTCTTTGTGACACCAAAAGACATAGACAGGATTATTGAAAACATTTCGACTGTAATAGCTGATGCAATAAATAAGGCAATTCATCCTGAGGTAAAAGAGAATGAAGAGTATAGATATGTGAATTGA
- the ypeB gene encoding germination protein YpeB, with protein MSILGGYKELRERLKSVRLWSVMAVTLGILVIVALWGVNQYRGKANYHNYLTNMWHRAFFDMVGYIQNIQATLSKAEVSGDDRQRAVLYTEVWRNAFAAQENLSQLPIENNVALERTAKYLTQVGDLSFSLSKQLMSGKKETLSQLKQLKKLRAYADKLSNNLNELALEISQGRLRWGEVRVVGTSRFRRIAQNVTSSRMLAVEAGFKDYPTLIYDGPFSDHVSRQIPKGLPEKLVSKEQAKKIVLDFLNLKRADAVNYLGLSGDRIKVYTFEIIPDRRIRDRTITIAISKKGGKVIWMIDNRASSSPKIGVAKAKENAKKFLLEKGFANMIDTFYLKQDNTALINYIYQQNGVKIYPDMVKVRVALDTGQIVGFDATAYYMSHTSRKIPKPAISERQARNFISKNFDVQSVSLAIIPLNSGKEVFTYEFLGKYDGKYFADYINAITGKEENILEIIKDPNGILSM; from the coding sequence TTGAGCATTTTAGGCGGATACAAAGAACTTAGGGAAAGGCTAAAAAGTGTAAGGCTTTGGAGTGTGATGGCGGTCACACTTGGTATTTTGGTTATTGTAGCGCTTTGGGGAGTAAACCAGTATAGAGGAAAAGCAAACTACCACAACTATCTTACCAATATGTGGCATAGAGCATTCTTCGACATGGTAGGTTATATTCAAAACATCCAGGCTACTCTGTCAAAAGCTGAAGTGTCAGGTGATGACAGGCAAAGAGCGGTATTATATACCGAAGTGTGGCGAAACGCTTTTGCAGCACAGGAGAACCTTTCTCAGCTTCCTATTGAAAATAATGTTGCGCTTGAAAGAACAGCAAAGTATCTTACTCAAGTTGGAGACCTAAGTTTTTCACTTTCAAAACAGCTTATGAGCGGCAAAAAAGAGACATTGAGTCAGCTAAAGCAACTCAAAAAACTTCGAGCGTATGCAGATAAGCTCAGTAACAACTTGAATGAGCTTGCACTCGAGATAAGTCAGGGAAGACTGAGATGGGGCGAGGTCAGAGTAGTTGGAACGTCAAGGTTCAGAAGGATAGCTCAAAATGTTACAAGCAGCAGGATGCTGGCAGTTGAGGCAGGATTTAAAGACTATCCAACTTTGATATATGACGGACCATTTTCTGACCACGTCAGTCGCCAGATTCCAAAAGGACTTCCAGAAAAACTTGTAAGCAAAGAACAGGCAAAAAAGATTGTACTTGACTTTTTAAATCTTAAAAGAGCTGATGCTGTCAATTATTTAGGACTTTCAGGAGATAGAATAAAGGTTTATACTTTTGAGATAATTCCTGACAGAAGAATTCGCGATAGAACAATCACAATAGCTATTTCTAAAAAAGGCGGCAAAGTAATTTGGATGATTGACAATAGGGCTTCCTCTTCTCCAAAAATAGGTGTTGCTAAAGCGAAGGAGAATGCTAAAAAGTTTTTGCTTGAAAAAGGTTTTGCTAACATGATTGACACCTTTTATCTAAAACAGGACAACACTGCTCTGATAAATTATATCTACCAGCAAAATGGTGTTAAGATATACCCCGATATGGTGAAAGTTAGAGTTGCTCTTGACACAGGTCAAATAGTAGGATTTGATGCAACAGCATATTATATGTCTCACACCTCAAGGAAAATCCCTAAACCTGCAATATCTGAAAGACAGGCAAGAAATTTTATTAGTAAAAATTTCGATGTGCAAAGCGTATCACTTGCTATAATTCCACTTAATTCTGGAAAAGAAGTTTTCACATACGAATTTTTGGGCAAATACGATGGCAAGTATTTTGCTGACTATATAAATGCAATCACTGGAAAGGAAGAAAATATCTTGGAGATAATTAAAGACCCTAATGGAATTTTGTCAATGTAA
- a CDS encoding murein hydrolase activator EnvC family protein — MKNRLRIFSVLLIFVIFFETAVSSTLKEYQNKLKSIEKSKKKTQQKIVEVKKQQKQVLSQIDELDKKIDEAEGKIRSLKANITSVENKILQTEAELKEEEKRKEMYYEKFKERIRCIYELNTVSVSYVEMLLDSQSLSDFFTRMYLFNDIIEYDKQILNEYTKSIETIKNKKEELVLLREDLSKEKKELENYSASLLEQQNEKKKLLSELEKEQDKLEKMLDSLEEISNELSKKIKEILARQKTKRVYRGGKLLWPLNGYYEITSYFGIRFHPILKKNKMHTGIDIAAPHGASVLAAADGDVILAGWVSGYGKTIIIDNGSGISTLYAHLSSINVAVGQKVKRGESIGSVGATGYATGPHLHFEVRINGDVTDPLNYLR, encoded by the coding sequence TTGAAAAATAGACTAAGAATTTTTTCTGTTTTACTTATCTTTGTTATCTTCTTTGAAACTGCTGTATCAAGCACCCTAAAAGAGTATCAAAACAAGCTAAAATCTATAGAAAAAAGCAAGAAAAAGACACAGCAAAAGATAGTAGAGGTTAAAAAACAGCAAAAACAAGTTTTATCGCAAATAGATGAGCTTGACAAGAAGATTGATGAAGCGGAAGGAAAGATAAGAAGCTTAAAGGCAAACATTACATCTGTTGAAAACAAGATTTTGCAAACAGAGGCTGAGCTCAAAGAAGAAGAAAAAAGGAAAGAAATGTATTATGAGAAGTTCAAAGAAAGAATAAGATGTATTTATGAGCTGAATACTGTCTCTGTGTCGTATGTTGAAATGCTTCTTGACTCTCAAAGTCTTTCAGATTTTTTTACAAGAATGTATCTTTTTAACGATATAATTGAATATGATAAGCAAATACTAAATGAGTATACAAAGAGCATTGAGACTATCAAAAATAAGAAAGAAGAACTTGTTCTGCTAAGAGAGGATTTGAGCAAAGAAAAGAAAGAGCTTGAAAACTATTCAGCATCCCTTTTGGAACAGCAAAATGAGAAGAAAAAGCTTTTATCAGAACTTGAGAAAGAGCAGGACAAATTGGAAAAGATGCTGGATAGTTTAGAGGAGATTTCAAATGAGCTTTCAAAGAAAATAAAGGAAATTTTAGCAAGACAGAAGACAAAACGAGTATACAGAGGTGGCAAGCTTTTATGGCCGCTTAACGGTTATTATGAAATAACATCATATTTTGGCATAAGATTTCATCCAATTTTGAAAAAGAACAAAATGCACACAGGGATAGACATCGCAGCGCCACATGGAGCAAGTGTTTTAGCGGCAGCAGACGGCGATGTGATTTTAGCCGGATGGGTATCTGGCTATGGCAAGACTATCATTATAGATAATGGTAGTGGTATTTCAACCCTGTATGCTCATCTTTCTTCAATCAACGTAGCGGTGGGACAAAAGGTGAAAAGAGGTGAAAGTATAGGCAGTGTCGGTGCAACTGGGTATGCTACCGGTCCGCACCTTCATTTTGAAGTTAGAATAAACGGAGATGTTACTGACCCGCTCAATTACCTAAGGTAA
- a CDS encoding S41 family peptidase produces MKRRLQTFAIVLITAVVTYVLTTYVYFGSPIYTNKLATNPKVSKVIWLLKKYYYEPKDINDQKIVDGAIDGIAASVGDPYTEYFTKKEFDEFMIQSKGTYFGIGVTIEPGENYIEVVTPFEGSPAYKAGIKPGDKIIRVNGINLTAKDIDKAVSLMRGPKGTSVTVTILREGSSKPIDFKIVRDEIKIKTVSSSILENNLGYIKITNFDENTPQDFYNSYDKLKSSGCRGLIIDLRFNPGGLLESVVDVASNFLKKGQLIVYLKDRYNHKEYFKSYKNGDTVTPLVVLTNKYSASASEILAGCLKDQKRAKIVGEKTFGKGVVQQVFDLGDGSAIKITVSQYLLPSGAYIHKKGIEPDVKIAQPKEYQDKMNVPINKDLQLQKAIEILKSEISKSKF; encoded by the coding sequence ATGAAAAGAAGACTTCAAACCTTTGCAATAGTTCTAATTACTGCAGTTGTCACATATGTTTTGACTACTTATGTCTATTTTGGAAGTCCTATATATACAAACAAATTAGCGACTAATCCCAAGGTGTCTAAGGTTATATGGCTTTTGAAAAAGTATTATTATGAGCCTAAGGATATAAATGACCAGAAAATCGTAGATGGGGCAATAGATGGGATTGCTGCAAGTGTTGGTGATCCGTACACAGAGTATTTTACTAAAAAAGAATTTGATGAGTTCATGATACAGAGCAAGGGCACGTATTTTGGGATAGGAGTGACAATAGAGCCGGGTGAAAATTATATAGAAGTTGTAACACCGTTTGAAGGTTCTCCTGCGTATAAGGCAGGGATAAAACCTGGGGATAAGATTATAAGAGTAAATGGGATAAATTTAACTGCAAAAGATATAGACAAGGCTGTAAGCTTGATGAGAGGTCCGAAAGGAACAAGCGTGACAGTTACAATTTTGCGCGAGGGCAGTTCAAAGCCTATCGACTTTAAAATTGTCAGGGATGAGATAAAAATAAAGACTGTATCTTCTTCCATTTTGGAAAATAATTTAGGTTATATCAAAATCACCAACTTTGATGAAAATACCCCACAGGACTTTTACAATAGCTATGACAAACTCAAAAGTTCTGGTTGCCGTGGACTTATAATTGACCTGAGATTTAACCCTGGCGGGCTTTTAGAGTCTGTTGTTGACGTTGCAAGCAATTTTCTCAAGAAAGGACAGCTTATAGTCTATCTTAAAGACAGATACAATCACAAAGAGTATTTCAAGTCATACAAAAATGGAGACACAGTAACACCGCTTGTTGTTCTTACAAACAAATATTCGGCGTCAGCATCAGAGATATTAGCCGGGTGTTTAAAAGACCAAAAGAGGGCAAAAATTGTTGGTGAGAAGACGTTTGGTAAGGGCGTTGTTCAGCAGGTATTTGACCTTGGAGATGGTTCTGCAATAAAAATAACAGTAAGCCAGTATCTTTTGCCAAGCGGAGCGTATATTCACAAAAAGGGTATAGAGCCTGACGTTAAAATAGCTCAGCCAAAAGAGTATCAGGACAAAATGAATGTTCCAATTAATAAAGACTTGCAGCTGCAGAAGGCTATTGAGATTTTAAAGAGTGAGATTTCAAAGAGCAAGTTTTGA